TTTATATTGGCCGATAGTAAAATGACTATCATAATGTTTTGACCATCCTCGCCATTTTTAAAGTGGAAAAAACCCGCAAAACCTACATCACGTCTTTCCTCTGAATACTTAGAATAGTTttattcgaacccacgacctttgcaattctataaGTGTCTCacgcagttcgaatcctattaaTTTAAGCAGCGGTTACCGCAACGATAGATGGTCTCTGAAACTTTGTAACACACCTTGCCTTATTTTATGCTAAGTTTGACCACCTTCCTCCACGGATCTACGTATTTGTAAGATAATGTATGGAcctgtgcgttcgtttagcttccctgggtcgaccccggtgagtggcagttttttttccaggacgaacgtgggtaattatctgaacacgttcgtcctggaaaaagaaaacgccacacatcggggtcgacccggggaagctaaacgaacgcacccgcaCATCAGCAAGGATCATAGAAAACGCGCATGCTCACTTTAATCTTGCTACATCCAATTGAGCTCGATTTTTGcaatttaaaatgttgtaaTGGAAACTGCATTTCCATTATTTGAAGGTGTCGACTTTCAACGCTATTCCCCTAACAACTGATAGCGTCTACGTCATTCGTGACGTAGCGGGACAGATCGAGGCAGGCAAAGGTCTAACAGCTGAGGTTTTGACGGACACGTTGGTATGGCCGAATGAGGTTGGAGAAGTACCCGGTGAGTGCAAGTGCCCCAGTGCTAAAATTCACTTTTCTCTTCCGTAATAGGTCAATAAAATGTGGTATATAAAGTACTCAAAGAGTTTCTTTTGATAAACAAGTCAgtaaagtgtcatgaccgagcgGTTAAAGAGCAACGAGCTCAAGCTTTGCTGTATCTGTTCAGCAGATTATGGGTTCGAGTCATCATGAAACTCgtgcccttaagcaagacacttgtagtcattgcttcgtccttcgggtgggacgtgaagctgtaggtcccgtgttttgttataaaaactcAACAAAGGTAAAAGACTCCAGAACACTCTTCGCAAAGAGTATGTTTTTGCCCATGTGTGTCTTGCAGTGTGACTTtcttcaatcatgaaggctgcactagaaaggaagaagaaaaccTGAACCCAGCTCCTGACCCATGAAAATCACGATCATGTCTCTAAACACTACAACGAATACTCATTCAGCTCTAACCCCAACTCGTATCCTTGTAATAACCAACACCCTATCTCCAACCTTCCCCCTTTTCACTGACATCTTGCAGAGGAAGTATTTGGCCGAAATGATATCTGGTGGGCAGCGTCAGGGTTCCTGGTACCAACCAAGACCGATGGTGTCGTCGCTCTTCTGGATGCAGGAGTTATGGTCCCAGGTACAGGATTGGACTTAAACTATAGCTTAGCCATTAAatttacaatgtttttaaacaagtaGTGTGATAACAATTGGAGTTTTTGCCTTAAACCGAAAGAGTAGCATACTGGTTGCTTTACAAACCTTTCATCAGACCCACCTCATATGGTGGCATTTAAGGCAGttaaagagcaccggattcactttctgatgtttctgatcagcaacgtgtgggttcaaatcccagttgtgacacttgtgtccttaagcagtacacttaaccatgatgcttcgcttcagatgggacgtaaagccgttggtcccgtaaAATTAACCAGTGCacgaaaaaagaaggggttcgcccccagtgttcctggtttgattgtcaGCATATtgtcaccttgtaaaccactacatggtgctatgtaaaaggagtagctcccacataccttgcaggaaaatactatgTGTAAAGCggcatgagcgtcactgagtgacggatatgcgcgctatataagaagccattacgTGAAGTATTTTAGACTAATGATAACTAAGGTCCAAGCGATGTTGATCCTATTACAACTAGTGATGGTTTTATTCTAATACTTAAACACAGTTTATGGAAGTCATAACTTATTTATGAATTTGAACCACAGCTACTACCTACGATATCTCAAGTAGCCTTACGGATAGAACCAAGTGGTTCTATCACCGTGTGGAATGGAATGATATGAACAAAGATGGCCGAATCGACGCATTGGCTTCAAGAGTCTACCTCAGTTCTAGTAAGTACATGTTTACGCTACATGACAAAAGTTATTGAAAGTAAGTCAGCACAATGTGTTATAAGCATAAACATAAGTTTTCCCGCCAGAAAAGTAATAAAGCATTCATTCACATTGGTACAAACTATTCTCTGGTATTTTGCTCATTTTATGGCTGTAGCATTGCAACACCAGCAACTTGTATAACATTTATACACTTTGTAGATCTATCTACCTAATTTTTCTTTGCAGATTTTTGTTCTATTAAAACCATAATATTCTGCTGAGAGCTCAATAGAATTGGACCGTAAAGCAAAGTCTATGGCTAACATtggctagtcttggtgcaatacgttttttttttagaagtagGCTGCGTGCGCGGCGCGGAGTGGAGCACAGCTATAGGATCGCCAATAGTTGGGTGATAATGAACAACAACGTCTTGCAACAAGACCAACTCTTTACTTGTTCTCCGTCAATCTGTTTGAAGCCCTGTACCGTTAGCACAAATTTTCTATAATTACGGACGGAGTTCAAGCCGGTTGCGAGCCTAAGACAAAGCCAAGGTTCAAAGAGGGCCATAGAATCGGTATTAGCACGCAATCATCCCAATGTACGGTTTTCGTGATGTTTTCTAGACGGTACATCTGTAGCTGAGGCAGTTTGGTTTGAGCATCCACGCTTCGGCGAGCCTCTTGGACAACCCTGGACGCCACATGTCCTCTTCTCAGGTCCAGACTCTCTCTTCAGGTTCGAGAAGATGGCAATCCCTGGAGGCAGGCAACTCGAGGTCATCATCAGTGCCCAGTACTTCTCAGAGAAACTCGTAGTTTCTTGGGTTGAAGGTGAGATTTTACCAAGGTTTTCTTTTGATGCTCAAATTCAATCAGTATTACAAAAGAATGACAATAAAAGAGTCGATAAATGTCCGGTTAGATTCTGAAAGTCCTTTTTTACATTTGCTGACTCAACGGTGACTGATGGTTTAATCTACATTTAACTTATTCCTAATTCAAGTTATTCGATGTTACCAGTTTGTCAAATACTGTGAATTTCAGGACTATCATCCAGCTGGTCTGACCCGTCCAAAATCCAACACAGGGTGATTGAAGAGGTTGTGGATAACAGATACTTCGACATTGAGGTCAGTATTAGATACATTATGCTGATGTTAAAACCCCTGATATCAAACACTAACTTTCAAGGCAGATAATGGTGCCAGTTGCAAGGAAAcacgttttgttttcttataatttgtttaattatttttgtctagATATttctgaagtaattttcatttgaaaaataagGAGAGCGTGAAAAGCATATTTCGAAATTTTAAATTAGTTGCTGCAAATAAACTATTTCTTCTCCAATACAGCTGGTAGATCTGAATGCCGATGGACAGTTGGACCTGCTGGTATCTATTAACAGGTAATCcttcatgaataattcatgtaCTTAAAACGAAGACCTGTTGTCTCAACTTGTAAAATATTACTATTATGAAGACGATCAAAACATACcaatcgaaacgtcgagatgTATCACTAGTTCCTTTCAGAACTAACACAACTCATCAGATAGTTGTTTgaatggtgttactgcaaacttgcTTGAGGAATCTTTTAATTCATCTAGACAAGTGAATAAAGTGATACCACAAACCATAGGAGCACCCGTTTCTTTTAGAACCACCACGAGACAACTGATAAGAGATGTGTTTATTATTAGGCCTTATataaagtggcttcttatatagcgcgcatatccgtcactcattgACGCTCacgcgcttcaacattcagtatttgcATGGTGATACCACTTTCTTTTTAGATTTTAGAATCTGGAATTTTACTGGAATGAAAACAACCATTGCAATCACTTTGACTATTACCATTTTTCATTTGTTACCAATACAGTGACAGCAATGGAAAGCTCATCGCCTACGAGATTCCTCGAGATTTCCGTACAGGTGTCTGGAGACGTCACTTGATCGCCGATGGATTCATACCGAGTAATCTGATCATACTTGAGGGTAACGGGGCACCAGGCAGTGGCCATGCATTCTACCCAGGACCACCAGGCGACAGGTTAGTCAGaccctagactggtcccctgtcttcatccgcaaggataaagacaggtatcTTGTTTTCATAACcggtgatttcattggatacaattattttattggatAAACCTGCAGCAGTGAGGTAAGCTTTCcgtatgtgttttgattggtccgatcCGAAGTGACGTTTGacagctgcactttcggtcgtctgctgCATAAACGTTAGGtaaaaggtgattatggacggggattgacctaggctCCAGGTcactctctggcgtaattcacaagCCTCGGAGTGGGACGGCGGATGTTCAGGCTATCGGTACCCTCCCTCGTGGTCAATTTAGAAGCCAATTGAGTCAGGCACCAgcaacaacaatgcaaacttattgTAAATTTGGCGGGTAACCCGTTCTGCTAAGCAATCATATTCTGTTTTTAGCAAGTTTGTGCGCTTACAAGCCCTGAGCTTGAGTCCTGTGCTCTTATAGTATTCGGCAAAGACACCGCACCAATTTGACTCTTctgataacaaaatatttttttgaatgtttttttttatataattatattatatttttataactCTAGATACAAGCCCCTGATTCTCCTTACTGGAGATGACGACAGTAACGTCTACGTCTTCGAGAGCACCTCAGACAACGATCCGTCTGTGTGGACCTACACCATGACGTCTATATTCTACGCTAAGGGAACCATCGGAGGACCAGTCGTCAAAGACATTGATGGGGATGGGTATGCAGAGGTCTTCATTCCTGCCTGGTCTGAGGGGACACTCAATGTCTACACCTTTAAACCCTAAGATGATGAaagtatacaaaacaaaatgcagaaAATGGAAGATAGAATTAGCTGTCGCAAAGTACTTTATAAATCAATCAACTCCCTGTTCACATCAGAGATTCTTCTGGAGTACAGACAttcaaaaaacttcaaaaaatcTTCCTCTTTTCAATTTTGTCAGCTTCTGTTGAGGTTCTAGGTTTCTGTGAAGCGCTTTGATTCTTGCTAAAAGTGCTATTTAAATACTCATTGATATTAAAAACCTAGGGTGTAAATGCGAAAATGGTTTAGCCTCCGAAAAAGGCTCTGAAACATCGGgctgttaattattttttttgcaaagttaaAATATAATGGAAAATAACTTGGTTTGTGACACTAGTAGTAAGAGAAGATCAATCTTCACAGCTTTGTTTATTCTGcattatgttaggatacaccaagtgggaatattggtctttgacaattaccaaaggtgtcacgTATACCTTTAAATAGTTCCAGACTGTTTTCGTAAACAAttaataaacattattttattgttgtcattttaaTCACGCTCTTcccaaaaataaattgaaagcAATATCAAAAGATACTAACAGTGTTCAGTGATAATTTGTTACACATTCTGTGCAAGCTGTTTGATCTAACGGTTCAATAAAAATAGGTGAATTAATAGGTTTGTATAAATTGTCGCTCACGTCTCTatgttaattgttattattataagtagaACATTATACCACAAGACTGTTTAGATTAAATGATTAAATTTTATCACCATTAAACACAAATCCGATTTTCTCTTAAAGATAATCGGAGATCTTTTATTCAAACCATATTGTATTTTTCCCACAAGCTTAATTGGCTTAGGCAAATTGGACTTATTAAAATTGGTTTGTCATAGCAGTGATGTTGCAGTTGGGTATAAAATAAGAGTGAAGTTCATCAGTGCGTATAAAAAGCTAATGCGAGTTCCCCAGAGGTTTGTTTTGGGTCCACTGCAAGACAAAAATGAGACCCGATGCTCTGCTACTGTTGCTAGCCTGGGTTTCCCTCAGCCAAGCATGGCAGCTACGTAAGATAGAAACACTTGACATGCCTTTCGCTGCCATTGCAGAAGTTTTGACTGATCCGACGACTGGACTACTTGATGTTGTGGTAAGTCTATATCGTTCTCAACCCTATATAACGAGGCTAACTCCACTACCATATTACCCTAACACCCCGCTATCCACTACTTCACCTCGCTCAAAGCACgacacccccctcccccttccaaCATTGAAAGGTAAATCACCTTGCCTCTCGTGTTTTGATTGGCGGTCGAATTGTTCTTTGGTTTTTTAATCTTTCATGCAAATCAGAATCAGAATTGGGTcagaaaattatttcaaaatgtctacAAATGTTGTTCAGAATGTGTATTCGAATGCGGATTGCCCTTTGTGCGAGAACACAGCCGCTCCAGATCGGCATGGCTTAAACACGCTAtcccaccttttgaaataattatttttcacaGAGTAGTTGATTTACAAAGGATTCTGCTTCGATTGCAGGTATCGAGTTTCAACTCCGCTGCACTGTCAACCGACAACGTATACGTCATCCGTGACGTCACAGGACAGATTCAGTCCGGCAAAGGTCTCAAGGCAGAGGTTCTAACGAGCGTGTTGCTATGGCCAAACGAAGTCGGCGCAGTGCCGGGTGAGTTTGCGCAATACGCTTTCGTAGATATCAATTTCTTTTGTAATCGTTACTTTACCTACTACATGAGCATCGAGTTTCATTGGTTAACCATAATGTTTATGGGGGAAAactaacagttctacttcaATACATGCTACACATTGTTGAAAAGAGGTGACTATTTTAAACAGttgtactttaaaggcagtggacactattggtaattactcaaaataattattggcataaaacctttcttggtgacgagtaatggagagaggttgatggtataaaacattgtgagaaacggccccttctgcgagaaagaagtaattttccacgaatttgatttcgaaacctcagatttagaacttgaggtctcgaaatcaaccatctaaacgcacacaccttcgtgtgacaaaggttttttcttctttcattattatctcgcaacttcgatgaccgattgagctcaaattttcacaggtttgttattttatgcatatgttgagatacaccgactgtgaaggctagtctttgacaattaccaatagtgtccactgcttttaatacATGCTGCACAGTTTTGAAAAGAGGTGActattttaattcttttttcCCCCCACTTTTAGAGGAGGTATTTGGTCGAGCGGACATCTGGTGGGGAACATCGGGGTTCTTAGTGCCGACCAAGACCCGTGGGGCTGTAGCGCTTATGGATGCTGGCATCATGGTCCCAGGTACGTAGACAATAACAGCCATGTTAATGTGGTCGTTCggtgttttgtttctgttttgttttacaacccAAGAAAAGGAGATGAAATACTGGTATAACAATGATGTTCTGAACAGAAATTTTTCAAGAATGGCTTGAACCATGGTGGATAAATTGGATTTTGCTGGGTGGAGTGGACTACTGTAACAAACATTTTAGCGTTGTGTATGAATACGAGTCAATGCATGAGGCAGCGGACCAGTCTATGTTGTCAAAAATCCAGCGGGTAAACGACCTTGCCCTGgccacttaaagccattgaacactttcggtacagaaattACAAATACCTTACAGGGTTtagagaaggtaatggtgaaaggcttctcttgagatattattccatgaaatgctttactttttgagaaaacattaaaacgatatcaattctcgatatcgagaattacggattttattttaaacacatcatcatcacacggcgaaacacgcggaaacaagggtgggttttcccgttattttctcctgactccgatgaccgattgagcctaaattttcacaggtttgttattgaatataaaagttgtgatacacgaagtgtgggcccgTTGGACatcactgtttaccgaaagtgtcaaatggctttaattttAACTATGTTGCTCAAGCTTATTCTGCAAGATGTCAGGGAAATGggattttaacttttaaaaataaaaaaataaaaaaaataaaaataaacagagAGCAGAAGGTAAAACTGTTTTCATGGTTGTGTCCTTTCTCATTTGCTGTGATCCTCATTTACAAAAATGTCGAACAGAGATCAAAGAAACTTGTCTTTTGTTCTTGAATCTTGCCTATATAGCTACAACGTATGACATATCCAATAGCGTTCAGGATAGAACTGATTGGTTTTATCATCGAGTCCAATGGAGTGACATGAATAATGATGGTCGAATTGATGCACTGACAGCAAGGTCGTACCTCACTGATGGTAAGTTCCACATTTTTTTTCCTCCAAAATCTTATAATCAGAATCAGAATTGTCAATCCTATTTCAACTCCAAATAAGAGTGTTACAAGTGGCTTCTTTGTTTAACTTTGCTCAAAACTTGGTATTTCACGGACGGAAATCAATTGACAAAAAAAAGATGGTCTATTGATTTTTTCTGGTAACCATTAAACACACTTTTATTCTTGTGTatgaaaaccaaaactttaCCCATTTGTTCACCTTCAAAAGGGATATATGAAATAACAGTTATATGGGGCAACTGGTTGCATTCATTCAATgatccaacaacaaaaaaccatTTGCACATGTCAATTGAATTCTAACCCTAAATCATATGCATATTTTGGCATTGCATATTATTTTCTGCATTGTACTTATTTGCATTGTAgcatatttttctttttcaaacactTTCAGACATGATTATATAATCTAGAAAGTACTAATGTTTTGTTCTACAAATTCAGTATGACAATACTTTAAGAAGTACAAAAGTTCATTTGATTCCACCATATTCCACAAAAGTTTATTGTTGATGATGTAGTTGTCGCTGATGTTGTTGGTGGTGTTGTTGCTgaccattgttgttgttgttagttTTTGCTGTACTCTCGTTCTTTCTCCCGCTGTTTTCGTGGTGTTTGTTGGTGTTGTTCTTCTGCTCATAACTcttgctgtttttgttgttgctgctactgctactgttgctgttgttgtttttgtggtggtattggttttttttcttttcttctcactccttttgtttttgttattgatgtTGTTTATTGCTGTTTGTAGACGGGGAAGCTGTAGCCGAGATGCTTTGGTTTGAGCATCCACGCTTCGGTAACCCACTCAGTCGAGTCTGGACACCGCACGTTCTCTTCTCTGGCACGGACTTCTTCTTCAGGTTTGAGAAGATGGAGATACCGGGAGGCAGGGAGCTTGAGGTCATCATCAGTGCACAATACTTTGCTGAGAAGCTCGTCTTGTCTTGGGTAgaaggtaagaaaacaaaaatcttcatCTGATGTAGGAATAATATCCTTGGGACGCAACAAGCTATATTTTACCGAACGATGATACTGTGTGACAAATGATTTGTAATAAATCGagctgacgatgactagagcaagctaacCGAAACATTGAGACCCGAACTCATACCGCAGAATTGAAGTTTATAACGAGAAGTCCACttaataagctaaagtagtagtcccctGTCGATTGTCAACCTTCCGCACAGGTAATAGTAAGAAAGCAGGCCAGTTCTTCTAAGAACTGGGAAGTCTtccaaattctgaaaatctactccgcggtagtgaaatataaagcaagacaagttctcaaaagaacataatcttcctggcaagtagacacattaccgcaaaccaaatttactatttattgATTTGATACCCCACgatgcaatgcctaaaattcCATAAAATGATCAAACTTTTTTAAAAGTTCTATTGCTTTGTTTTTTCTAGACCCTTCGTCCAGCTGGTCCGACCCTTCCAAGATTAAACACCGAGTCATTGAAGAAATCGTTGATGAGCGTTATTTTGATATCGAGGTGATTAGAGATAGTATTTTTTACAATCGAAACCATAATCGTCATCAATTCTTTTCAAGTAGCATTTATATAACATCTTCCGTTGCGAAAAGATTACtggagaaattagtaaaatacTTAACATGGAAGGTCAACTAATTCAAACTGACATTTATAGACAAGGAACATAAATTGGACCTCGATTTTGATAATCACTTGTCTTTTATTTATCTTTCTCTCGCCCCTTCAGCTTGTTGACCTAAATGCAGATGGACAATTAGATTTGCTGGTATCTGTAAATAGGTAAGTACGAACCATTTACAATCAAAATTCACAAATGtagtttttattcatttttattgccTCAGATTCTATGTCAGTTTAAACCATTTCTtggtcattttgaaaatgtaacCGAGTCAtattgacccagaaatgggtcaagctCAACTGGACTCtgaatccgggtcaattttgGCCCGGTAGCTTTGTTTAGAGTGTATGGAGCAGGGATGGGCTATTGTTGCCGGTCATGTTTTGCTGGTCAGAAGCTGTTAAACCttaaactgtcaaagaccagtatcctcacttggtgtatcccaacatgctcAATGCTATCTGAGTCcttgggagggggaggggcagTAGTGCTGAAGAGGGGGGAGGTGATGGCACGTGCACCTAGGATGGGATTTGAACATGTACGATAACCACTCACTATAATGTGCTTATTTTTTTCTCGCAGTGACAAAAATGGCAAGCTTGTAGCATATGAAATCCCACAAGATTTCCGCACGGGTGCATGGAAACGTCACGTGATCGCAGAGGGCTTCATACCGAGTAATATCATCATAACGGAAGGGAACGGCTCGCCGGGGATTCCCCGCGCTTTCTATCCAGAACCACGTGGCGATAGGTAAGTTAGgatttcacctttgacctcaaatGGACTCAGTATACGAGAAAGGGTTGGAACTTGAGAAAAGGGTTGGAACTTGAGAAATGGGATGGCACGGTGCCAGTGAGCTCCAGCCGACATTAAAACTCTAAAAAATACATGGACTTGCCCTTAGCTCAATTAAGTGAATTTCAAAAAGTTTATCTAACAGGTGGAAGGGCATTATTTTCAGCTGCAACTGCTCTGCCAAATTTCGGCAAACAGTGATGACGAGCACAGCAAGAGTGAGAAAGGATCCAAGTAGTCACCTTAGGAAGATGGGGGGTTAATAGGCTTGCTGAAGGCAACATCATATCCAAACAATTAATCAAAACCAATCTCTATCTATTTCTTAGATACAAGCCCATGATTTTCCTAATATCTTAGATACAACAAGCCCATGATTCTCCTAATATCTTAGATACAAGCCCATGATTCTCCTAATATCTTAGATACAAGCCCATGATTCTCCTTATATCTTAGATACAAGCCCACGATTCTCCTAATATCTTAGATACAAGCCCATGATTCTCCTAACATCTTAGATACAAGCCCATGATTCTCCTAACATCTTAGATACAAGCCCATGATTCTCCTTATATCTTAGATCCAAGCCCATGATTCTCCTAATATCTTAGATACAAGCCCATGATTCTCCTTATATCTTAGATACAAGCCCATGATTCTCCTAACATCTTAGATACAAGCCCATGATTCTCCTAACATCTTAGATACAAGCCCATGATTCTCCTTATATCTTAGATCTAAGCCCATGATTCTCCTTATATCTTATATACAAGCCCATGATTCTCCTTATATCTTAGATACAAGCCCATGATTCTCCTAACATCTTAGATACAAGCCCATGATTCTCCTAACATCTTAGATACAAGCCCATGATTCTCCTAACATCTTAGATACAAACCCATGATTCTCTTTATATCTTAGATACAAGCCCATGATTCTCCTTACTGGAGACGACGACAGCAATGTCTACCTGTTTGAGAGCACCTCCGACAACAATCCTTCTGTGTGGACCTACACCATGACGTCTATATTCTACGCTCAAGGAACCATAGGAGGACCAGTCGTCAAAGACATTGATGGGGATGGGTATGCAGAGCTCTTCATTCCTGCCTACTCTGAGGGAACGCTCAATGTTTATACCTTCAAACCATAGCCTCAGAGTACTACAGTTTTTTATCCAAACCTGCTAAATATGCTTCTTCAATTCAAGTCCAGATTCAGTGATGCATGCGGTCGAAGAAAGGTTGAAATTGAACCCAAAGCTATTAACCCTATGAACTCCAATCCAAAGCTCTGCTACCACAATTTTTGAATCCGGTTTTAGTTTGAAATGCAATCGAGGAAAGGTGGCGATTAAACCCAAACCTTAACCCTGACTCCAAGCCCAATGTTAACCCTGCTATTAGAATTCTAGTCCAGTTTTACTGTTACAAGCATTCAAGGAAAGAATGAACCAAAGTGTATTAGGGTGTAATATTTTCTACCTAATTGTCAGAAGACAAAAAATAGGGGTTTGAATataatataattaataataaagtaTAAGACAAATACCTATGATATATTATCATgcatcattaaaaaataaaaccccaaGTGACACACTAATGAACTAACTTTGATGCCATAATTTAATCCCTAGTTTTGAAACTTGATCGCCTGTATAATGTCAACCTCTTCCtcaatgaaacaaacaaatggcCAAtgtgaaaattcaaataaataaattcagttGGAAAGAATTTAAGTATTTAAATTATATCTAATATGACTCACCAGGGaccaaaaatgagcaggataccagttacaaattgttcATGTCACATTGTATTTTGCTCGTCAACCTTATTCTCGTTAGCATAATTTCATTTCA
The nucleotide sequence above comes from Asterias rubens chromosome 12, eAstRub1.3, whole genome shotgun sequence. Encoded proteins:
- the LOC117297704 gene encoding uncharacterized protein LOC117297704, with amino-acid sequence MVVSFLICCDPHLQKCRTEIKETCLLFLNLAYIATTYDISNSVQDRTDWFYHRVQWSDMNNDGRIDALTARSYLTDDGEAVAEMLWFEHPRFGNPLSRVWTPHVLFSGTDFFFRFEKMEIPGGRELEVIISAQYFAEKLVLSWVEDPSSSWSDPSKIKHRVIEEIVDERYFDIEVIRDSIFYNRNHNRHQFFSSSIYITSSVAKRLLEKLLVDLNADGQLDLLVSVNSIMCLFFSRSDKNGKLVAYEIPQDFRTGAWKRHVIAEGFIPSNIIITEGNGSPGIPRAFYPEPRGDRYKPMILLTGDDDSNVYLFESTSDNNPSVWTYTMTSIFYAQGTIGGPVVKDIDGDGYAELFIPAYSEGTLNVYTFKP
- the LOC117297703 gene encoding uncharacterized protein LOC117297703, giving the protein MYGPVSTFNAIPLTTDSVYVIRDVAGQIEAGKGLTAEVLTDTLVWPNEVGEVPEEVFGRNDIWWAASGFLVPTKTDGVVALLDAGVMVPATTYDISSSLTDRTKWFYHRVEWNDMNKDGRIDALASRVYLSSNGTSVAEAVWFEHPRFGEPLGQPWTPHVLFSGPDSLFRFEKMAIPGGRQLEVIISAQYFSEKLVVSWVEGLSSSWSDPSKIQHRVIEEVVDNRYFDIELVDLNADGQLDLLVSINSDSNGKLIAYEIPRDFRTGVWRRHLIADGFIPSNLIILEGNGAPGSGHAFYPGPPGDSFLNVFFYIIILYFYNSRYKPLILLTGDDDSNVYVFESTSDNDPSVWTYTMTSIFYAKGTIGGPVVKDIDGDGYAEVFIPAWSEGTLNVYTFKP